The following are from one region of the Salvelinus alpinus chromosome 16, SLU_Salpinus.1, whole genome shotgun sequence genome:
- the LOC139541066 gene encoding endophilin-A2-like isoform X2, with protein MSVAGFKKQFYKASQMVSEKVGGAEGTKLDEDFKDLERKVDVTSKAVVEVISKTSEYLQPNPASRAKLSMLNTVSKIRGQVKNPGYPQAEGLLGECMVKYGRDLGEETNFGGALVDAGETMKRLAEVKDSLDIDVKQNFIDPLQNLCDKDLREIQHHLKKLEGRRLDYDYKKKRQGKIPDEELRQALEKFHESKEVAEISMYNILETDIEQVSQLSSLVESQLQYHRQATQILDELSDKLRDRMNEAQNRPRREYTPKPKPIFDFGECDNQSTNGGYTTSVATPSSRNSVSEQPSCKALFDFDPENEGELGFKEGDIITLTNQIDENWYEGMLHGQSGFFPLNYVEIVVPLTH; from the exons ATGGTCAGTGAGAAGGTTGGCGGTGCAGAGGGAACGAAACTGGATGAAGACTTCAAAGATTTGGAAAGG AAAGTAGATGTGACCAGCAAGGCTGTGGTGGAAGTCATATCTAAAACCTCAGAGTACCTGCAGCCTAACCCAG cGTCACGGGCAAAGCTGTCTATGTTGAACACTGTGTCTAAGATCAGAGGCCAGGTGAAGAACCCAGGCTATCCCCAAGCTGAGGGCCTGCTGGGAGAGTGTATGGTCAAGTACGGCCGGGACCTAGGGGAGGAAACCAACTTTG GTGGGGCTCTAGTAGACGCGGGGGAGACCATGAAGAGGCTGGCGGAGGTGAAGGACTCTTTAGACATCGACGTCAAACAGAACTTCATTGATCCATTACAAAACCTGTGTGACAAGGACCTCCGAGAGATACAG CACCATCTGAAGAAGCTGGAGGGAAGGCGTCTGGACTACGACTATAAGAAGAAGCGCCAAGGGAAAATACCAGATGAGGAGCTGAGACAGGCCCTGGAGAAGTTCCACGAGTCTAAAGAGGTGGCTGAGATCAGCATGTACAACATACTGGAGACTGAC aTAGAACAGGTGAGCCAGCTGTCGTCTCTGGTGGAGTCCCAGCTGCAGTACCACAGACAGGCCACACAGATCCTGGACGAGCTCTCTGACAAATTGAGGGACAG GATGAACGAGGCCCAGAACCGACCACGCCGCGAGTATACGCCCAAGCCCAAACCCATCTTTGACTTTGGAGAATGTGACAACCAATCAACCAATGGTGGCTACACGACCTCCGTTGCCACACCATCCTCCCGCAACTCAG TCTCAGAACAGCCGTCCTGTAAGGCCCTGTTTGACTTTGACCCAGAGAACGAGGGAGAGCTGGGCTTCAAGGAGGGCGACATCATCACCCTGACCAATCAGATCGATGAGAACTGGTACGAGGGCATGCTGCATGGTCAATCAGGATTCTTCCCTCTCAACTACGTGGAAATCGTCGTCCCCCTAACACATTAA
- the LOC139541066 gene encoding endophilin-A2-like isoform X1 has protein sequence MSVAGFKKQFYKASQMVSEKVGGAEGTKLDEDFKDLERKVDVTSKAVVEVISKTSEYLQPNPASRAKLSMLNTVSKIRGQVKNPGYPQAEGLLGECMVKYGRDLGEETNFGGALVDAGETMKRLAEVKDSLDIDVKQNFIDPLQNLCDKDLREIQHHLKKLEGRRLDYDYKKKRQGKIPDEELRQALEKFHESKEVAEISMYNILETDIEQVSQLSSLVESQLQYHRQATQILDELSDKLRDRMNEAQNRPRREYTPKPKPIFDFGECDNQSTNGGYTTSVATPSSRNSELHFLHARLSFQKTRFSEQPSCKALFDFDPENEGELGFKEGDIITLTNQIDENWYEGMLHGQSGFFPLNYVEIVVPLTH, from the exons ATGGTCAGTGAGAAGGTTGGCGGTGCAGAGGGAACGAAACTGGATGAAGACTTCAAAGATTTGGAAAGG AAAGTAGATGTGACCAGCAAGGCTGTGGTGGAAGTCATATCTAAAACCTCAGAGTACCTGCAGCCTAACCCAG cGTCACGGGCAAAGCTGTCTATGTTGAACACTGTGTCTAAGATCAGAGGCCAGGTGAAGAACCCAGGCTATCCCCAAGCTGAGGGCCTGCTGGGAGAGTGTATGGTCAAGTACGGCCGGGACCTAGGGGAGGAAACCAACTTTG GTGGGGCTCTAGTAGACGCGGGGGAGACCATGAAGAGGCTGGCGGAGGTGAAGGACTCTTTAGACATCGACGTCAAACAGAACTTCATTGATCCATTACAAAACCTGTGTGACAAGGACCTCCGAGAGATACAG CACCATCTGAAGAAGCTGGAGGGAAGGCGTCTGGACTACGACTATAAGAAGAAGCGCCAAGGGAAAATACCAGATGAGGAGCTGAGACAGGCCCTGGAGAAGTTCCACGAGTCTAAAGAGGTGGCTGAGATCAGCATGTACAACATACTGGAGACTGAC aTAGAACAGGTGAGCCAGCTGTCGTCTCTGGTGGAGTCCCAGCTGCAGTACCACAGACAGGCCACACAGATCCTGGACGAGCTCTCTGACAAATTGAGGGACAG GATGAACGAGGCCCAGAACCGACCACGCCGCGAGTATACGCCCAAGCCCAAACCCATCTTTGACTTTGGAGAATGTGACAACCAATCAACCAATGGTGGCTACACGACCTCCGTTGCCACACCATCCTCCCGCAACTCAG AGTTACACTTCCTCCACGCCAGATTGTCATTTCAGAAAACCAGAT TCTCAGAACAGCCGTCCTGTAAGGCCCTGTTTGACTTTGACCCAGAGAACGAGGGAGAGCTGGGCTTCAAGGAGGGCGACATCATCACCCTGACCAATCAGATCGATGAGAACTGGTACGAGGGCATGCTGCATGGTCAATCAGGATTCTTCCCTCTCAACTACGTGGAAATCGTCGTCCCCCTAACACATTAA